The following are from one region of the Tachysurus fulvidraco isolate hzauxx_2018 chromosome 24, HZAU_PFXX_2.0, whole genome shotgun sequence genome:
- the LOC113660587 gene encoding class I histocompatibility antigen, F10 alpha chain-like isoform X1 yields MEHAKQENILFLAMAHCTLINVLIWNSFSVHLSYAVTHTLQYIHTAVTPGINLPEYIDVGLVDGEPFVYYDSNIKKYIPKTEWIKKITDYDTDYWSSGTQNQNDEQEIYKDDVITLMRRFNQTEGVHTLQRIYGCELHDDGTVRGYEQLAYDGEDFISLDLEHVTWTAAKPQALITKNKLNTAGAATFEKLYLENICIEWLQKYVSYGRETLERKACPEVSVFHKHSSPDVVCHATSFYPEEVMITWQRDGENMHENVELRETLPNQDESFQKRSILRVSPEDLQKHNYTCVVQHCSLDKEIVKILLRDGGSAALRIHVYSASFLAAVLVFVGFLIWKKKPDFKQVPQNMSPSEEKTQQEV; encoded by the exons ATGGAACACGCAAAacaggaaaatattttgtttttggcaATGGCTCACTGTACTTTAATCAATGTTCTGATCTGGAATTCGttttctgttcatctgtcttaTGCAG TCACACATACACTgcagtacatacacactgccGTCACACCAGGAATAAATTTACCAGAATACATTGATGTTGGTCTGGTTGATGGAGAGCCATTTGTGTACTATGACAGTAACATAAAGAAATACATCCCAAAAACTGAGTGGATAAAGAAGATCACTGATTATGATACAGACTACTGGAGCAGTGGGACACAGAATCAGAATGATGAACAAGAGATCTACAAAGATGATGTGATTACACTAATGAGGCGCTTTAATCAGACTGAAG gggttcacacactacagagaatATATGGATGTGAGCTCCATGATGATGGGACTGTTAGAGGTTATGAGCAGTTAGCTTATGATGGAGAAGATTTTATCAGTCTGGATCTGGAACATGTCACCTGGACTGCAGCCAAACCTCAGGCTCTTATCACCAAAAACAAACTGAATACTGCAGGAGCTGCTACTTTTGAAAAATTATATTTGGAGAACATCTGTATTGAGTGGTTACAGAAGTATGTGTCCTATGGCAGAGAGACTCTGGAGAGGAAAG CTTGTCCTGAGGTATCCGTCTTCCACAAACACTCGTCTCCAGATGTGGTGTGTCACGCTACAAGTTTTTACCCTGAAGAAGTAATGATCACCTGGCAGAGGGATGGAGAGAACATGCATGAGAATGTGGAGCTCAGAGAGACGTTACCAAACCAGGATGaaagcttccagaagagaagcATACTGAGAGTCTCACCTGAGGATCTACAGAAACACAACTACACCTGTGTGGTTCAGCACTGCAGCCTGGACAAGGAGATAGTGAAGATCCTCCTGAGGG ATGGGGGATCTGCTGCACTGCGTATTCATGTGTATTCAGCAAGTTTTCTTGCTGCAGTCTTGGTTTTTGTTGGATTTCTCATCTGGAAGAAAAAACCTG ACTTCAAACAAGTTCCACAAAACATGAGCC CctctgaagaaaaaacacaacaagaaGTCTGA